The Altererythrobacter sp. CAU 1644 genome has a window encoding:
- a CDS encoding response regulator, whose translation MRDIHETRQARSKLCLIVDDSRVIRKVSSKIAVSLGYQVIEAENGEEALARCKQRMPDLILTDWQMPVMGGPEFVAALRAIPTPRAPTVVFCTSKGSAKDVHEGIRAGADDYIVKPFEESALKAKLEKLGVE comes from the coding sequence ATGCGCGACATCCATGAAACCCGTCAGGCCCGCTCCAAGCTGTGCCTGATCGTCGATGACAGCCGCGTGATTCGCAAGGTCTCGAGCAAGATCGCGGTCAGCCTGGGCTATCAGGTAATCGAGGCAGAGAACGGCGAGGAAGCACTGGCCCGCTGCAAGCAGCGCATGCCCGATCTGATCCTGACCGACTGGCAGATGCCGGTCATGGGCGGCCCGGAATTCGTCGCTGCCCTGCGCGCGATCCCCACACCGCGTGCTCCGACAGTGGTATTCTGTACCTCCAAGGGCTCGGCGAAGGATGTCCACGAGGGCATCCGGGCAGGTGCCGACGATTACATCGTCAAACCATTCGAGGAATCTGCGCTGAAGGCAAAGCTGGAAAAACTTGGCGTGGAATGA
- the lepB gene encoding signal peptidase I: MDGKTEDTIARPEAAAQEKESLGSFALFVLKLALAVMIFRSFFFSPFSIPSESMLPRLWNGDYLIASKWPYGFTRYSLPFNLPLIPGRIMASQPERGDVVIFKHPIDGSDYIKRVIALPGDTVELRDGQIILNGKPVDKKRVEDFVIPVSPNTECAWGAVEGRDIEGEAVCRYKQFEETLPSGKTYRVLDFGQTPADNYGPAIVPEGRMFLLGDNRDNSQDSRFPAAPAGGIGLVPQDNLVGKASVVMWSTDGGAEWVNPLSWFSAARWDRMTDGI, from the coding sequence ATGGATGGAAAGACCGAAGATACGATTGCGCGACCAGAAGCGGCCGCACAGGAAAAGGAAAGCCTGGGCAGCTTCGCTCTGTTCGTGCTGAAGCTTGCGCTGGCGGTGATGATCTTCCGCAGTTTCTTCTTTTCGCCCTTCTCCATTCCTTCCGAAAGTATGCTGCCACGGCTGTGGAATGGCGACTACCTGATCGCATCCAAGTGGCCTTACGGTTTCACGCGCTATTCCTTGCCGTTCAACCTGCCGCTGATCCCGGGTCGCATCATGGCCAGCCAACCGGAACGTGGCGATGTGGTGATATTCAAGCACCCGATCGATGGCAGCGACTACATCAAGCGTGTCATCGCACTACCGGGGGATACCGTCGAACTACGCGACGGGCAGATCATCCTGAATGGCAAGCCGGTAGACAAGAAGCGGGTCGAGGACTTCGTAATCCCCGTCTCACCAAACACCGAATGCGCCTGGGGCGCCGTGGAAGGGCGCGATATCGAGGGCGAAGCGGTCTGCCGCTACAAGCAGTTCGAGGAAACTCTGCCATCGGGCAAGACCTACCGAGTGCTTGATTTCGGCCAGACGCCCGCCGACAATTACGGCCCGGCCATCGTTCCGGAGGGGCGTATGTTCCTGCTGGGCGATAATCGCGATAATTCGCAGGATAGCCGCTTTCCGGCCGCCCCTGCCGGCGGCATCGGGCTGGTGCCGCAGGACAATCTGGTGGGCAAGGCTTCCGTAGTGATGTGGTCGACCGATGGCGGTGCCGAATGGGTCAATCCTCTCAGCTGGTTCTCGGCAGCGCGCTGGGACCGGATGACGGATGGAATATGA
- a CDS encoding DEAD/DEAH box helicase — MTTTFEHLGLSQPVLQALDLKGYNTPTPIQHQAIPAVLKGRDLLGIAQTGTGKTAAFMLPSIDRLREADNQIPFKSCRMLVLAPTRELAGQIAQSAKDYGALAGLKVHSIVGGTSVNKDRNKLHRGTDILVATPGRLLDLIDQKAFNLNGLEILVLDEADQMLDLGFIHALRRIHQLAPAERQTLFFSATMPKQIKELVGAYCRNPVQVSVTPAATTAERIDQYLFMVQQDEKQSLLEMILRERHEVPGKFERVLVFTRTKHGADRVVKKLSQAGIPANAIHGNKSQPQRERALAEFKSARTPVLVATDVAARGIDIPGVSHVINYELPNVPEQYVHRIGRTARAGKDGVAIAFCAEDERAYLKDIQRNTDAEFERLPLPDNFRAVVEGVGPTKRAAPGQRQKRVEPKPRGSARGGQREDGQQQRSARPKQKHPSRKGKPAHAGQGRPGGNRNRRGGHGGQRRSGGA; from the coding sequence ATGACGACTACATTCGAACATCTCGGGCTGTCACAGCCCGTGCTTCAGGCCCTTGACCTCAAGGGCTACAACACGCCGACCCCGATCCAGCATCAGGCGATCCCCGCCGTGCTCAAAGGGCGCGACCTCTTGGGTATCGCGCAAACCGGTACCGGCAAGACAGCGGCTTTCATGCTGCCGTCGATCGACCGGCTGCGCGAGGCGGACAACCAGATCCCCTTCAAGAGCTGCCGCATGCTGGTGCTCGCGCCGACGCGCGAACTGGCCGGGCAGATCGCCCAGAGCGCCAAGGATTACGGCGCGCTGGCTGGCCTCAAGGTTCACAGCATCGTCGGTGGTACTTCGGTCAACAAGGATCGTAACAAGCTGCATCGCGGCACCGACATCCTCGTCGCGACGCCCGGCCGCCTGCTCGACCTGATCGACCAGAAGGCGTTCAATCTCAATGGTCTGGAAATCCTCGTTCTCGACGAGGCCGACCAGATGCTCGACCTCGGCTTCATCCACGCGCTGCGGCGCATCCACCAGCTGGCCCCGGCAGAGCGGCAGACGCTGTTCTTCAGCGCCACCATGCCCAAGCAGATCAAGGAACTGGTCGGTGCCTATTGCCGCAATCCGGTGCAGGTCTCGGTCACTCCCGCTGCCACCACGGCGGAGCGGATCGACCAGTACCTGTTCATGGTGCAGCAGGACGAGAAACAATCGCTGCTCGAAATGATCCTGCGCGAACGCCACGAAGTGCCCGGTAAGTTCGAGCGCGTGCTGGTGTTCACCCGGACCAAGCACGGCGCCGATCGCGTCGTGAAGAAGCTGTCGCAGGCCGGCATTCCCGCCAATGCGATCCATGGCAACAAGAGCCAGCCGCAGCGCGAGCGTGCGCTGGCCGAATTCAAGAGCGCCCGTACTCCGGTGCTGGTCGCGACCGATGTTGCCGCCCGCGGGATCGACATCCCGGGCGTCAGCCACGTCATCAATTACGAGCTGCCCAATGTGCCCGAGCAGTATGTCCACCGCATCGGGCGGACGGCGCGCGCGGGCAAGGATGGCGTTGCCATCGCCTTCTGTGCCGAGGACGAACGCGCTTATCTCAAGGATATCCAGCGCAACACCGACGCCGAGTTCGAGCGCCTGCCGCTGCCGGACAATTTCCGTGCCGTGGTCGAAGGTGTGGGCCCGACGAAGCGCGCGGCACCAGGTCAGCGCCAGAAGCGCGTCGAACCTAAGCCGCGGGGCAGCGCGCGCGGCGGTCAGCGTGAAGACGGTCAACAGCAGCGTTCAGCACGGCCCAAGCAGAAGCATCCTTCGCGCAAGGGCAAGCCCGCGCACGCGGGACAGGGTCGTCCCGGCGGTAACCGTAACCGTCGCGGCGGTCACGGCGGCCAGCGGCGCTCCGGCGGCGCGTAA
- the era gene encoding GTPase Era: protein MSETTATRCGVVAVIGAPNAGKSTLVNQLVGQKVAITSAKAQTTRARMLGIALHEQTQMILVDTPGIFAPKRRLDRAMVSAAWEGAEAADAVLLLVDPIKQRRHELEPLFEALAARPERKILVLNKVDKAKKEPLLELAQELAGKIGFSEVFFVSALTGDGVPEMKDALAKLMPEGVWHYPEDQVSDASERLLAAEITREQLYQQLHEELPYDSAVRPELYKHRPDGSLEIHQQIVVGRDSQKPIVLGKGGQRIKAIGEAARAELSEILGVTVHLYLHVKVSENWAEDKEVFEEMGLDWVR, encoded by the coding sequence ATGAGTGAAACCACCGCCACCCGTTGCGGTGTCGTCGCCGTGATCGGCGCGCCCAACGCAGGCAAGTCGACGCTGGTGAACCAGCTTGTCGGCCAGAAGGTCGCAATTACCTCGGCCAAGGCACAGACCACCCGCGCCCGCATGCTCGGCATTGCCTTGCATGAGCAGACGCAGATGATCCTGGTCGATACACCCGGCATTTTCGCGCCCAAGCGGCGGCTCGACCGCGCAATGGTGAGTGCCGCATGGGAAGGCGCGGAAGCTGCCGACGCCGTGTTGCTCCTGGTCGATCCGATCAAGCAGCGGCGGCACGAACTCGAACCGCTGTTCGAAGCGCTTGCGGCGCGCCCGGAGCGCAAGATCCTTGTGCTCAACAAGGTCGACAAGGCGAAGAAAGAACCGCTGCTCGAACTGGCGCAAGAACTGGCCGGGAAGATCGGGTTTTCCGAGGTGTTTTTCGTGTCGGCGTTGACCGGGGACGGCGTGCCCGAAATGAAGGATGCTCTAGCCAAGCTGATGCCCGAGGGTGTGTGGCATTATCCTGAAGACCAGGTCTCTGATGCCTCGGAACGCCTGCTGGCCGCCGAAATCACCCGGGAACAGCTGTACCAGCAGCTCCACGAGGAACTGCCCTACGATTCAGCCGTCCGCCCAGAATTGTACAAGCATCGGCCCGATGGGAGCCTCGAAATCCACCAGCAGATCGTGGTCGGACGCGACAGCCAGAAGCCGATCGTGCTCGGCAAGGGCGGTCAGCGGATCAAGGCAATCGGCGAAGCCGCACGTGCGGAGTTGAGCGAAATCCTCGGTGTGACCGTCCACCTCTACCTGCACGTGAAGGTCAGCGAGAACTGGGCCGAGGACAAGGAAGTGTTCGAGGAAATGGGGCTCGACTGGGTGCGCTGA
- the rnc gene encoding ribonuclease III codes for MSGISQDTRDWLAQLGVIPQDDRLWLAALTHGSYEADRNYERLEFLGDRVLGLSIAEWLYAENNAPEGKLSQRLNALVSGATCARVARSIGLPDHIRLGKQAREDGARDSDNILGDVMEALLGAHFLDHGFEPTRDLVRRLWADVFAGDLGERKHPKSALQEWAAGNRRKPPEYELVARDGPDHAARFTVRVSVLNVGSAEATASNKQEAEKLAAEAFMEQFG; via the coding sequence ATGAGCGGCATCTCGCAAGACACCCGTGACTGGCTCGCGCAATTGGGCGTGATACCGCAAGACGACCGCCTGTGGCTCGCCGCGCTCACGCACGGCAGCTACGAGGCAGACCGCAATTACGAACGGCTTGAATTCCTCGGTGACCGGGTACTTGGCCTGTCGATCGCCGAGTGGCTTTACGCGGAAAACAACGCGCCGGAAGGGAAACTGTCGCAGCGTCTCAATGCACTGGTCAGCGGCGCGACCTGCGCCCGCGTCGCGCGCAGTATCGGCCTTCCAGACCATATCCGTCTCGGCAAGCAGGCCCGCGAAGATGGCGCGCGCGACAGCGACAATATCCTGGGCGATGTGATGGAAGCGCTGCTGGGCGCGCATTTCCTCGACCACGGGTTCGAGCCTACCCGCGATCTCGTTCGCCGCCTATGGGCCGATGTGTTCGCCGGTGATCTGGGCGAGCGCAAGCACCCCAAGAGCGCGCTGCAGGAATGGGCGGCGGGCAATCGCCGCAAGCCCCCGGAATACGAGCTCGTCGCGCGTGACGGACCCGATCATGCGGCACGCTTTACCGTGCGAGTCTCGGTTCTCAACGTCGGCTCGGCCGAGGCGACCGCCTCGAACAAGCAGGAAGCGGAAAAGCTCGCCGCCGAAGCCTTTATGGAGCAGTTTGGATGA
- a CDS encoding aspartyl protease family protein: protein MNRIPILLCALGFLAPAMPAKADELIVRGDRLFIPVEVNGVVYEALLDSGAEVTILDPEVARQLALQPGKSAEARGTGASTVEAELIENLTLRTIGREVTVPVAAIIDLGDIGKRLIGRKLAMILGQEVFDAGRLLLNIEKSAIEYVGHDLEIQGVRLPLNSANGIETITVEVDGVEVQADFDLGNGTGMLISPELAQRLRLDPVGIEPGGGLGGSVGRPVVFVRELVVAGKTFENVRAHISANNDAEANVGVSILRNFQIVTDFKNKAVWLAQREH from the coding sequence ATGAACCGAATCCCTATCCTGTTATGCGCATTGGGTTTTCTTGCGCCAGCAATGCCTGCCAAGGCCGATGAACTCATCGTCCGCGGCGACCGGCTTTTCATTCCCGTGGAGGTCAATGGTGTCGTCTACGAGGCATTGCTCGACAGCGGTGCGGAAGTGACGATCTTGGATCCTGAGGTGGCAAGGCAACTCGCGCTTCAGCCAGGCAAGTCTGCGGAGGCGCGCGGGACGGGCGCCTCCACCGTCGAGGCCGAACTTATCGAAAACCTGACCTTGCGCACCATCGGGCGCGAGGTGACGGTGCCAGTGGCCGCGATCATCGATTTGGGCGACATAGGTAAACGACTGATCGGTCGCAAACTTGCGATGATTCTGGGCCAGGAGGTCTTCGACGCCGGAAGGCTTCTGCTCAACATCGAGAAGTCGGCGATTGAATACGTCGGCCATGACCTTGAGATCCAAGGCGTTCGACTTCCCCTCAATTCGGCCAACGGTATCGAAACGATCACGGTCGAGGTCGATGGCGTAGAGGTCCAAGCTGATTTCGACCTAGGCAACGGCACGGGAATGTTGATTTCTCCCGAGCTTGCCCAACGCCTGCGACTCGATCCGGTTGGAATCGAACCTGGGGGCGGCTTGGGCGGGTCGGTCGGACGCCCGGTTGTCTTCGTTCGTGAACTCGTCGTCGCTGGCAAGACGTTCGAAAATGTCCGTGCGCACATCTCGGCGAACAATGATGCCGAGGCAAATGTCGGGGTGTCGATCCTGCGAAACTTCCAAATTGTCACGGATTTCAAGAATAAAGCGGTCTGGCTCGCACAACGAGAACATTGA
- a CDS encoding CDP-alcohol phosphatidyltransferase family protein: MTGDAQLQPIDRIQQNLLARGERRLLNWICARMPSWVTPDQLTFVGMIGAVAIFAGYVLSNYAEEWLWLAIAGYAIHWFGDSTDGSLARFRRIERPRYGYFLDHSCDGLATTLLVVGIGLSPYVALEVALVALAGYLLLSIHAFLSVRVLGELKLSYLNAGPTELRFMLIGLTMAMLNFGHRGDGWFGPISGFDIFTGAVGAILLTLFVLQTAATARRLAVEEPARNHEWRASN; the protein is encoded by the coding sequence ATGACTGGCGATGCTCAATTGCAGCCGATCGATCGCATCCAGCAGAACCTGCTAGCGAGGGGCGAACGACGGCTGCTCAACTGGATCTGTGCAAGGATGCCGTCTTGGGTCACGCCCGATCAGCTTACCTTTGTTGGTATGATCGGGGCGGTCGCGATCTTCGCCGGCTATGTCCTGAGCAACTATGCCGAAGAATGGCTCTGGCTTGCGATCGCAGGCTACGCCATCCATTGGTTCGGTGACAGTACCGACGGAAGCCTGGCCAGGTTTCGCAGGATCGAGCGGCCTCGATATGGCTATTTCCTTGATCACAGTTGCGACGGGCTGGCGACCACGCTGCTGGTCGTCGGGATCGGATTGAGCCCCTATGTCGCTCTGGAAGTCGCGCTTGTGGCGCTTGCCGGGTACCTCTTGCTGTCGATCCACGCCTTCCTGTCGGTACGGGTTCTTGGCGAGTTGAAGCTATCCTACCTGAATGCCGGGCCGACCGAATTGCGGTTCATGCTGATCGGTCTGACCATGGCGATGTTGAACTTTGGCCATCGCGGCGATGGCTGGTTCGGTCCGATATCCGGCTTCGATATCTTTACCGGGGCGGTAGGGGCCATCCTGCTAACTCTGTTTGTCCTGCAGACAGCAGCGACAGCACGTCGGCTTGCCGTCGAAGAGCCTGCTCGCAATCATGAATGGCGGGCATCGAACTGA
- the gorA gene encoding glutathione-disulfide reductase has translation MAEYDYDLFTIGAGSGGVRASRVAAAHGARVAVAEEYRVGGTCVIRGCVPKKMLVYGAHFAEDLEDAEHFGWSIEGKSFDWIKLRDAVLKDVDRLEGLYTQTLGNHEVTIFDERAEIAGDHEITLASGKKVTAKYILVATGAQPARLDFPGAEHAITSNEAFHLDKVPEKIIIAGGGYIANEFAGIFNEFGSQVCIVNRSDVLLRGYDEALRDRLLQISLMKGIEFKFNTRFESIEKTDDGRFKVKLTGCDEEIVDQVMFATGRLPNTRGLGLDTVGVELGEKGEIKVDEFSQTNVDYIYAVGDVTDRVQLTPVAIREGQAFADTVFGDGEPRAVDHSCIPSAVFSHPPIASVGMTEGEARNQLGSIKVYQSDFRPMKNVLAGRNERSLFKVICDAADDRIVGIHMIAPEAPEMMQAAAIAVKAGLTKADFDATTAIHPTMAEELVLLR, from the coding sequence ATGGCCGAATACGACTACGACCTCTTCACCATCGGCGCCGGATCCGGCGGAGTGCGCGCCAGTCGCGTTGCTGCCGCGCATGGCGCGAGGGTTGCGGTGGCGGAAGAGTACCGGGTCGGCGGCACCTGCGTCATTCGCGGCTGCGTGCCCAAGAAGATGCTCGTTTACGGCGCGCATTTCGCCGAGGACCTCGAGGATGCCGAGCATTTCGGCTGGTCGATCGAAGGCAAGAGCTTCGACTGGATCAAGCTGCGCGACGCAGTGCTGAAGGATGTCGACCGGCTCGAAGGTCTCTACACCCAGACGCTCGGCAACCACGAGGTGACGATCTTCGACGAGCGCGCCGAGATTGCCGGCGACCACGAGATCACGCTCGCCAGCGGCAAGAAGGTCACCGCGAAATATATCCTCGTGGCGACGGGCGCTCAGCCTGCACGGCTCGATTTCCCCGGGGCCGAGCACGCGATCACGTCGAACGAAGCCTTCCACCTCGACAAGGTGCCGGAGAAGATCATCATCGCCGGCGGCGGCTACATCGCCAATGAATTCGCGGGAATCTTCAACGAGTTCGGCAGCCAGGTCTGCATCGTCAATCGCTCCGACGTGCTTCTGCGCGGCTATGACGAAGCGCTGCGCGATCGCCTGCTGCAGATCAGCCTGATGAAAGGTATCGAATTCAAATTCAACACCAGGTTCGAAAGCATCGAGAAGACCGACGACGGGCGCTTCAAGGTCAAGCTGACCGGCTGTGACGAGGAAATCGTCGACCAGGTGATGTTCGCGACCGGCCGCCTGCCCAATACCAGGGGCCTGGGGCTCGACACGGTCGGCGTCGAACTGGGCGAGAAGGGCGAGATCAAGGTCGACGAGTTCTCGCAAACCAACGTCGATTACATCTATGCGGTGGGCGATGTGACCGACCGCGTCCAGCTGACCCCGGTCGCCATCCGCGAAGGGCAGGCATTTGCCGACACGGTCTTCGGCGACGGCGAGCCGCGCGCGGTCGATCATTCCTGTATCCCGAGCGCGGTCTTCAGCCACCCGCCGATCGCCTCGGTCGGCATGACCGAGGGCGAGGCGCGCAACCAGCTGGGCTCGATCAAGGTTTATCAGTCGGACTTCCGCCCGATGAAGAACGTGCTGGCAGGTCGCAACGAGCGGTCGTTGTTCAAGGTCATTTGCGATGCGGCTGATGACCGGATCGTGGGCATCCACATGATCGCGCCCGAAGCGCCCGAGATGATGCAGGCGGCAGCGATTGCGGTGAAGGCTGGGCTGACCAAGGCCGATTTCGATGCCACCACCGCGATCCACCCGACCATGGCGGAAGAGCTGGTGCTGCTGCGCTAG
- a CDS encoding MgtC/SapB family protein — translation MPALDQLLQIGSALAVGLLIGIERGWKLRDMAEGTRVAGIRTFTLLGLAAGLSGLMHASGQIIVPGAMIAGAVAIVVIGYARATNFEGRPDATSAAAAIVTLGLGYLGGSGEPALAVGGAAVVTLVLALRNELHGMVDALDRADVHAFARYAVIALAVFPFLPEGRYGPYDAWEPRTLWFVVVIVTGFSFVGYVANRLFGARRGTIATAIIGGAYSSTAVTHSFAQRLGAGEGGGAENAGIALATAVMYLRVIVLVTILASPLLAPFVVLVAPALVVGVGVSYWLYRRAEHSTGPAPPGNPIALLPALSFVAFVAAAAVAARWAQGRFGEEGIAILLLLMGSMDVDAAIVTAGGLEPGTIAPRLAALAIAGTILANMTVKLGVTLAYGKGNARPAAWALLASMVALSISLGLGYLNL, via the coding sequence ATGCCAGCCCTCGACCAGCTCCTCCAGATTGGTTCAGCCCTCGCGGTCGGCCTGCTGATTGGGATCGAGCGGGGTTGGAAACTGCGCGACATGGCGGAAGGCACACGCGTTGCCGGCATCCGTACCTTCACCTTGCTCGGCCTCGCAGCCGGCTTGTCTGGCCTGATGCACGCCAGCGGCCAGATTATCGTGCCGGGGGCCATGATTGCCGGCGCCGTTGCGATTGTCGTGATCGGCTATGCGCGCGCGACCAATTTCGAGGGCAGGCCCGACGCGACCTCGGCGGCGGCCGCCATCGTGACCTTGGGATTGGGCTATCTGGGTGGAAGCGGAGAACCGGCGCTCGCCGTCGGCGGGGCGGCTGTAGTGACGCTTGTGCTGGCGTTGCGCAATGAACTGCACGGCATGGTGGACGCACTCGACCGCGCGGATGTGCACGCCTTTGCTCGCTATGCAGTGATTGCGCTAGCGGTCTTCCCCTTTCTGCCTGAGGGCAGGTATGGACCTTATGACGCGTGGGAGCCCCGGACGCTTTGGTTCGTCGTTGTCATTGTCACTGGCTTCTCCTTCGTCGGCTATGTCGCCAACCGCCTGTTCGGAGCGCGTCGCGGCACCATCGCAACAGCAATTATCGGGGGGGCGTACAGCTCCACGGCAGTGACCCACTCCTTTGCCCAGAGGCTCGGCGCGGGCGAAGGCGGAGGCGCGGAAAACGCCGGAATCGCACTGGCCACGGCAGTCATGTACCTGCGCGTGATCGTGCTAGTGACCATATTGGCGAGCCCGCTGCTCGCGCCCTTCGTGGTTCTGGTCGCGCCGGCCCTCGTCGTGGGGGTCGGGGTCAGTTACTGGCTCTATCGCCGCGCGGAACACAGCACCGGCCCGGCTCCACCAGGCAATCCGATCGCCCTGCTCCCCGCCTTGAGCTTCGTCGCCTTCGTTGCGGCGGCGGCGGTGGCGGCACGCTGGGCGCAGGGGCGATTTGGTGAAGAGGGGATCGCCATACTGTTGCTGCTGATGGGCAGCATGGATGTAGATGCGGCCATCGTTACCGCTGGAGGGTTGGAGCCGGGTACGATTGCGCCAAGGCTAGCCGCGCTTGCGATCGCCGGAACGATCCTTGCGAACATGACCGTCAAGCTCGGCGTGACCCTGGCCTATGGCAAAGGGAATGCGCGCCCCGCGGCCTGGGCCCTGCTCGCCAGCATGGTCGCGCTGTCGATCAGCCTCGGACTGGGTTATTTGAACCTGTAA
- the pgi gene encoding glucose-6-phosphate isomerase: MSDAIANAWDYLRGLPQPTLADLFEDEGRVAAMSDRIEWQAEEGDSGILFDWSKTHLSDELLAGFEKLADATDFRDKRAALLGGEKINVTEGRAATHTAERGIGAAPVVEEAMALHARMRMLVEAIHQGALGEINHLIHIGIGGSALGPALAVDALTRDLALVDVHVVSNIDGVALEAAFAACDPATTLVAVASKTFTTIETMTNAQSALKWLEDNGVTDPTGRVVALTASPEKAVEWGVDETRVLPFAESVGGRYSIWSSIGFPVALAVGWDEFAAMLAGARAVDEHFRDNDGRANLCLRAAFADQYYARLRGCQTRAVFAYDERLSLFPDYLQQLEMESNGKRVTSGGDPVDASTAPITWGGVGTDAQHAVFQLLHQGTHLIPVDFIASIAPGDALDPAHHRILLANCFAQGAALMAGGNMAKDGKDPARAFPGDRPSATMLCDDLDGATLGALIAFHEHRVFANAVLVGINPFDQFGVELGKKMANDVEAGGASFDASTQALLETAGLG; this comes from the coding sequence ATGAGTGACGCAATCGCCAATGCCTGGGATTATCTGCGAGGATTGCCGCAGCCCACGCTTGCCGATCTGTTCGAGGACGAGGGTCGCGTTGCCGCCATGAGCGACAGGATCGAATGGCAGGCCGAAGAAGGCGACAGCGGCATCCTGTTCGATTGGTCGAAGACGCATCTGTCGGATGAATTGCTCGCAGGTTTCGAAAAGCTTGCTGATGCGACCGATTTCAGGGACAAGCGCGCTGCGCTGCTTGGCGGCGAGAAGATCAACGTCACCGAGGGGCGCGCAGCAACGCACACGGCCGAACGCGGCATCGGCGCCGCGCCGGTGGTCGAAGAAGCCATGGCGCTACACGCCCGCATGCGCATGCTGGTCGAGGCGATCCACCAGGGGGCGCTGGGCGAAATCAATCATCTGATCCACATCGGCATCGGGGGCAGCGCGTTGGGGCCGGCTCTCGCAGTCGATGCGCTTACACGCGATCTCGCGCTGGTCGATGTCCATGTCGTATCGAACATCGATGGCGTGGCGCTGGAGGCCGCCTTTGCCGCCTGCGACCCTGCGACCACTCTGGTCGCGGTTGCGAGCAAGACCTTCACCACGATCGAGACCATGACCAACGCCCAGAGCGCGCTCAAATGGCTGGAAGACAATGGCGTGACGGACCCGACAGGTCGCGTGGTGGCGCTTACCGCTTCGCCCGAGAAGGCGGTGGAATGGGGCGTCGACGAAACGCGCGTGCTACCCTTCGCCGAGAGCGTGGGCGGACGCTACTCGATCTGGTCTTCGATCGGCTTCCCGGTGGCGCTGGCGGTCGGCTGGGACGAGTTTGCCGCGATGCTGGCCGGGGCACGGGCGGTCGATGAGCATTTCCGCGACAATGACGGGCGCGCGAACCTGTGCCTGCGCGCTGCCTTTGCCGACCAGTACTACGCACGGCTGCGCGGCTGCCAGACGCGCGCGGTCTTCGCCTATGACGAGCGGCTATCGCTGTTTCCCGATTATCTCCAGCAGCTCGAGATGGAGAGCAATGGCAAGCGCGTGACGTCGGGCGGCGATCCGGTCGACGCCTCGACAGCGCCGATCACCTGGGGCGGGGTGGGGACCGACGCGCAGCATGCGGTATTCCAGCTGCTCCACCAGGGCACGCATCTCATCCCGGTCGACTTCATTGCCAGCATCGCGCCCGGCGACGCGCTCGACCCGGCACATCACCGCATCCTGTTGGCCAACTGCTTCGCTCAAGGGGCGGCGCTGATGGCGGGCGGCAACATGGCGAAGGACGGCAAGGACCCGGCACGCGCGTTCCCGGGCGACCGGCCGAGTGCGACCATGCTGTGCGACGACCTCGACGGGGCGACGCTCGGCGCGCTCATCGCCTTCCACGAGCATCGGGTATTCGCGAACGCCGTGCTGGTGGGCATCAACCCCTTCGACCAGTTCGGGGTCGAGCTGGGCAAGAAGATGGCCAATGACGTCGAGGCAGGCGGCGCGAGCTTCGATGCGAGCACGCAGGCGCTGCTGGAGACTGCGGGGTTGGGTTAG